Within the Maribacter sp. BPC-D8 genome, the region TTCGGAAACACCAAGTTAACATCTGAATTTATGAGAAATTTTCTAGGACAAGAACCATTACCTGCTTCTAAATATGTAACAGATTGTTTCAATGCTTCTGGTTCCCAAATAGCACAAAGTGGCTCTGGCAAAGGATCTTCAGCATCTGCAAAAGCGCTTGCAATCTTATCTGAATCCCTAGCAGCTATTAATTCTTGCAACGCCTGTTTATCCATTAAAGGTAAATCGCACGCCAAGACTAACCAAGCAGCTTCAGGGTGTGCTTTATGAGCCGATAGCAATCCGTTGTACGGACCACGAAATTCATCTTGATCTATTATTGTTTCAAACGAATTTGAAATTTCGCTCTCTTGATCGTTACGAATGCTTAGAAATGTTTGATTACAAACTTCATTTAACAAATGATATAAATGCTCACGTTGTGGCAGGTTATGATAGGTAATCAAACCTTTATCTTCACCCATTCTTGTGCTTTTACCACCTGAAAGCACCAACCCGTATAACTTAGCGTTGGAAATCATTCTTCCCTCCTGTTTTTTGTTCTAATTGAATTGCACCGATTACGATATCTTGCGAAAGTGCTTTACACATATCATAAATCGTTAATGCTGCAATTGAAACTCCTG harbors:
- a CDS encoding NTP transferase domain-containing protein; the encoded protein is MISNAKLYGLVLSGGKSTRMGEDKGLITYHNLPQREHLYHLLNEVCNQTFLSIRNDQESEISNSFETIIDQDEFRGPYNGLLSAHKAHPEAAWLVLACDLPLMDKQALQELIAARDSDKIASAFADAEDPLPEPLCAIWEPEALKQSVTYLEAGNGSCPRKFLINSDVNLVFPKQKEVLLNANSRAEYEEALLKIAP